Proteins from one Halarchaeum grantii genomic window:
- a CDS encoding cob(I)yrinic acid a,c-diamide adenosyltransferase, which translates to MTDHTDTTDDTDRTEATDDQLAQTPGKGRNPTPTRIEAAEPEEFGLVQAWWGDGKGKTTAAMGMGFRAAGHGYRVHMLQFMKGGASSVEDTRGEYNAIDQFPGFSYENTGHYGWHGRLDGSDDDEHTAKARAGLERARELIEAATGVEGALTLDAPADDGVHMLILDEALYAVDQGLLEESDILGLVESKPDDLELVLTGSHTKPDYLYEHADLVTQVAKEKHPIDAGQRARKGTEY; encoded by the coding sequence ATGACCGACCACACCGACACCACCGACGACACGGACCGCACAGAAGCGACGGACGACCAGCTCGCCCAGACCCCCGGGAAGGGGCGGAACCCGACGCCGACCCGCATCGAGGCGGCCGAGCCCGAGGAGTTCGGGCTCGTGCAGGCCTGGTGGGGCGACGGGAAGGGGAAGACGACGGCCGCGATGGGGATGGGCTTTCGCGCCGCCGGCCACGGCTACCGCGTCCACATGCTCCAGTTCATGAAGGGCGGCGCGTCCAGCGTCGAGGACACCCGCGGCGAGTACAACGCCATCGACCAGTTCCCCGGCTTCTCCTACGAGAACACCGGCCACTACGGCTGGCACGGCCGTCTCGATGGATCGGACGACGACGAGCACACCGCGAAAGCGCGTGCGGGCCTCGAGCGCGCACGCGAACTCATCGAAGCCGCCACGGGGGTCGAGGGGGCGCTCACACTCGACGCGCCCGCCGACGACGGCGTCCACATGCTCATCCTCGACGAAGCCCTCTACGCCGTCGACCAGGGGCTCCTCGAGGAGTCCGATATTCTGGGGCTCGTCGAATCGAAGCCCGACGACCTCGAACTCGTGCTCACCGGGAGCCACACGAAGCCCGACTACCTCTACGAGCACGCCGACCTCGTGACGCAGGTGGCGAAGGAGAAACACCCCATCGACGCGGGCCAGCGCGCGCGAAAGGGCACCGAGTATTAG